The Aspergillus luchuensis IFO 4308 DNA, chromosome 6, nearly complete sequence genome segment AATAAGACGTGCCTGCTATACTTATTTAGGTCTTAAACATTTACTTCATCTATTTCATCGGAACATATACTATTAGCCGCCCGAGGATTACCATAATCCCAAAGCAAGATTAGTCCACGGTTATGCATCTCTTTTGTTAGTATCCCTTGCCCCACTCGTGTAACAGACTGGTCTACATGGTTTCTCCCTGCCTGTATGTAGAGAGAATGTAACGTCCTGTCCAAGTATCCTATCACAATATGACCCACATGTAACACTCCCCACCGAGTTTCACCCTCTTGCTATACAGTTCCGGTAGCATAGGCTTGTATTGAGTACGATGAGACTTTTCACATTAGGTAGTCTACAAAATAGATCATGCTTTCTTAGTATGGTTGCCGTGTCGGGTCATTAGAATctttgaaagaaagaatgcaTCACATCTAACAGATAATGAAGTTCCACCAGAGGCAGTGATTGGTGATTCGAGGTGATCAAAATTGCGGCGCTATTTATAATGTTCCTTCAGAAGAATGGAAAAGTTTTCAATGCCTTACAGGCTTCCCTTGAAAATTTGGGATTTATAAAAGACTTTGCCGCATATTTATCTCCAGCAAATTGTAGCAATCGTGCGAGCGCAAGTCATGTAGCACGCGTTAAGTTATATGTAACTATACAGGTCATCTTTAACCTCGGAGTTCGTCTACGTTCCATAGTCACCCACAAATAGAATGAATGGATTAATTTTGAACCAATCACATTTCCTCATAAGATATATGTCCACTTGTTCTGACCAAGATGTAGTATGGTTGAGAGATGGTGACACTTCCTCTTACAACATAGAATAGACTATCAAATGTACCATAGCAGCAATCACAAGCAAGCATAAACACATCTTCCCGTACAATTCCAGACAATAAAGCAACCTTCCCGTCCCGATCATCTGCGCCGCTTCCCATATCTGCAGGGGTCCTTGCTTGACTGCTGAAAAGATCTCTCCTACCCGTACaccttgctgctgctgtcgcgATGGCCTATAGATAATCGTCTCGCAGATGGGTGGCAGGAGACTGGCCTGCACCAGAATTAACGCCATAtaagagggaaggaggagaaacaGCTGGGCAAAGAGCATAAGTGCCGATATCAGGATGTCGGATCTCACGATATACGACAATCCCTCTATTGTGACGTTCTCGCTCGACGCCGGAGCGAGACGACTATTGAGTAGCCCCGGGAAATGCACCATCATTGCCTCGGCCGTGGAATAAATTAACGTGGGAAGCACAAGAGCTCGCCATCGGCGGAGATCGTGGGGGCTAGGCACGAAGCGCAGCTGGTCGCGCTGAAGGATGGTTTTCGCGGTCCAGAAGAAACGGGTCTCCGCGAGCAGGACCGATGCAACAACATACGCTAGCTGACTAGGAAGCAGAATAGTCGATATGTTAGTCACCAATGAGTGCATCACCCAGTAGGTGCAAGCGGAATAGATGCCattgaggagaagagagaaaccTCCTCTGCGGTAAAGAGCGGCACTATTTTGAAACAAGTAACGACTTGATGGAGCTAGCTTCTTGTCTGCGACCTTAGACACATTGACCTGCTTCCCCACAGTTTCGAGGATTAAGATAGACATTAAGACATGGCCAATGATGTATCGGACCTATGCTCTGTTAGTTCTTGCGGACAATGATGATACTTTGTTAATGGCTTACTAGGATGTCAAGGACAATCCCAACTGAAATTGGTGCTAAAAGTAAACCCCTGTTGAATTGAGCAGGGCCCTTTTGGAAGGATTGATGAGTTCGTGCAAGTAGGGGATAATCTCCTGCGGAATAGATGATGGTATTGAGGAGTTCGCGAAAGATGATTAACAGAGACTGTGGGCTTGGAGTGTATGCCATAATGTATCTAGACAGTGAGCAGAGGCGGATTATTGAAGTTGATGTCTCTGCGCTCATGTGATGGAAGGACAGGCATTATATTTTGTCTGAAACCGAGAGATTTCATATGTTGCTCCATCTGTCCTATCACAAAAATCGCGCATCTCATGTTGAGAGCACTAACTTGGTTGAGGCTAATTTCGGACTACTACCAAGCTACTACCAAGCTACTGCCAAGCTAACGCCATGTCcactttttcattttcaggGTCTCAGTCGTGGGCACGGAGAAACGCGATCGGAGTAGTCCAGTGAACAGGTATATTGAAGGCCCTATCTACACTATAACTGACTCAGAATATACAATCCTATATCCCTATGAAGCACTTCACAGTTGTCAATAGACCTAGTTCAAAGGAGGAGCTTTTTAGGTGGTAAGCCTATTCCTTTCAGACCCTGGTCGGATTCTGAAAAGGCTGCGAGACATGCTTCTACTAAGCTATGTTAGTGGCCCCACCCAATGTAACCACTACTAAATACATGATGTCCTAATTGTCTTCTGCCAGATTAGTCCGGACTAGAGACTGTTTTGCTGTTGCCTCAAACTAGGTCGTTCGTATGTCTGCTAACCCCTATGCAATGATATTGTTTACCAAACCCATGTCCCAAGCTTCCCATCCCTGACCGTCTAACCTTGACCATCCATCCTTGCAGTTGTTAGTCGAGCTTTCACGGCTCTGACCTTGGTCGGCCCTAGCCCGAGCACCATTGAGGCTGGATGTCCAGGTTTTGATATAGCCTTTGACCTTGGATCAGGGTATCACCCAAGTCCATGGTAGTTTCAAGACTTGGTCAGCAACAGAGCAGCAAATCGTATCTGATGGCGCAAGCAGACTGCGGTCGCTAATCATTACCGGAGATTTTCTTACCCTGCCAGTAACCTGGGTGAGCCAGAAAGGCTGTGGTTATCGAATAGTCAGTGAGAAAGAGCATGgacgaaagaaaaaagctaTCTAGATACTTAGTAGAAGCCACAGACTTTCCATTCTATAGGAACCTTTAGTAGCCATGTTTAGCAAATTCTTCATAATTTTGTAGAAAAGAATTCAAAAATTCTAGTTcattagataatattctaCGGCGAGATTCAAATGAAAgtaaaaggaaataaaagtGTATAATccaaatatattatattcattaTTAGAACTCCGCAGCAGAATAAGCATGAGGAGGCGTTATGCATGGCAGTCTAAGTGTAAACTTCATGGTTAAATCTATCAATATTGCTGTCACATCTTCGACCATTCTTAGCATCTGGGATAGAAGTAATTGGGGCGCGGGAATGAATCTATCCACAGCAACTGCTAATTGATGAAGCATAAGTAGCCCACTATAAAGGGATCAGCCCACACAGGTTTCCACATACTATCTCCTGCAGTCATAAGTTAGATATCGACTCATACAAGGCCAATATCACTTTTCAAAAAACAATAGACATGGCtctaattattatcatcGGTGGTCGATAACTGAAGGTGGTAGAAATGACATCAATCTGCTGAGGAAACCGGACCCTTATCCGAACCGATCATAGAAGTGAGGGGACATTACGAGTAATTGAACAGAGTATATGTGAGTGTGATAATTCCTTTGCCTTCTTGCTACATTTACTAAGCTAGCCCAATCATCTATTCAGATTGAATCCAGCACTGTGAGCCATAATGTCTACCTCTGGCTGTAATatcctctccaacccctccTTCGAGACAGGCTCTCTATCGCCATGGTTCACCACAGCCTCAGATGTAGCAAGAGTCACGACTGCCACTCCTGCCTACACTGGAAATCACTCACTGTATGTCTAGTAACCTCTTCATCTACCCCAATCTAACACATATAACAGCGACCTCACAACTGCCATCGACAACAGCCCCAATTCCTTCTCCCAGACCCTGTCTAGTCTCAACCGTAGCACGACTTACGACTTCTCCGTACAAGTCAAGCCCTCCGTGTCCGGGGCAGAGTTCTGCCATATTGCCGCGTACCTGGGATTAAACACAACCAGTGATACCATTGGTACCGCTGATCTCGAACCTAGTGATCAGTGGACCGCTCTAACCGGGGGGTTCACGGCCAATCGGTCCGCAGATGTTCTGACAATCAGTGCAGCGTGCACGTCGCCTGACAATTCGTATACTTGGCAGGTGTATTTTGATGAGGTTGTTGTGGAGAGGAGCGGATGCAGCGACTGAACTAAATCAGGACTTTGAGAGATATTCTGTCGTAACAGGTGCCCAGCTTAGTGCGTCGAGAGTCTCACGAAATTTCCATACCTAAGATATTCGCGGCATTCAAGCACACACCCTTCTATTCCAATGACACGAGAATTTGCCTACAGAAAACTTATAACTTGATAATCTATGTGATGCGTACATCTGGCGTTAAGTACTAATTATACTCGCCTGGTATGTTAGTTTTTAGTTTGGTAAGCCTAATCAAGAGAGATGATCGCtattgatgcctgaggcGGATGCGGCCTCGGCCTTGTCGGTCGTATCGGGCAAAAGTGGCTTACGGCCGAACCCCCGACCCTTTTCCGGACCAACCTCCCTGGTCTATCTTGCAGTTCATGTCGCACTGCAGAGAAGACAGCCAACCTAAAACAATCTTCGGCCAAAATCTTCGTACAATGACTAGTCCGGGCGTATCCAATACAAGAAAGCGCAGACGCCCGGCGTATTCATGTGTTTCGTGCCGCCGTCGCAAAGTCCGATGCGATCGGGCCAACCCGTGTCGACAGTGTGAGACCCAGAATATTGCTTCAACCTGCACATATGAGCAGAATCGCAATGCGCGTGCCGGTCGTGAAACGGTGCCCTCTACGACTAATGGAAAGAATTATCAGAGGCAAAATGTTGAGAGTAATAGTGGCCAACCTTCACACACGCCTCACGCTTCATCGCAACAGGCTGCATCAACCCCGGGCCAGATCCGAGGCATGGTGTCAAAGACAAGAGTGTTCGGGCAGGGACATTGGATGAATATCTTTTCATTGGTAAGTTGACTCACATATCAAATTTTGCTTTATTGACGACGTTACAGACAGAAGGGCTGCCCAGCTTGCAGCCTCTCATGGGCCTCTACGACACCATTATACGAAATACAAGCCACGGCCCCTTCGATGCCATTGCTGATAAGATTGCTCAATGCAAAAGGCTAGCTCGAAGCATCAAAAGTCAAAGGCCAAGTCGTAGTAGCCTCCCGACACAGATTCATCAGTCACTTCCTGGTTCTGATATCGTCCTCGAATTGGCCCAGCTCTATTTCGCCTCATTCGAATCGTGCTACCGGATACTTCAGAAGAATTCCTTCATGAGGCATTGCCAGACGTACCTGAACAACTACGAAGACATGGATATTTGTATAGTCTTGCAGATCTTTCTCGTGGTCGCTATCGCAGGTCCCTTGCATCAGGATAACAATGTTCGTATAGATGTGGCGTCAAAAGCTGGAATGTGGATCCATACAGCCCAGACATGGCTATCAGCACCACTGGAAAAGAACCGCTTAACTTTGGGAGCCATCCAAGTCCACTGTCTTCTTCTCATAGCCCGCCAAGTAAATCAGGTTGGCGCCGATCTGATCTGGATTTCCACAGGCTCATTGATGAGAATGGCCATGCAGATGGGTCTGCATCAAGATCCCAACTCTCTGAGTGAGATGAAGTCTACAGAAAAAGAACTTAGGCGGCAACTCTGGTACACTATTCTAGAACTAAATCTACAGTCATCCTTGGATTCCGGGATGGTTCCAATGATCGCAACTGCAGACTGGAATACTGAACCGCCAAACGATCACAGCCTCGAATCCGAGCAAGAGAtaggcgaagaggaagttcCAGCGGCTCATAAGGCAACTAATTTCCAACCTATACTGTCAAAGTCAATACCAGTCCGCCTGCATGCCTCCAGACTCATAAACGACTTGCGAGAGGAACCGCCCTACGATGAGGTCCTTGAAATCGGTCAAGAACTAACCTCAGCATGCCGCGACATCTCTGTCACGCTTGACCAGATTAACTCTGCGTCCCCGTTAGATCAGTTCGCATCCAGCTTCTGCACCCATCTAATTCGACGCTTTACCTTGTGTCTCCATTACAAGTTTGCCATCATGGCAAGGGCTAATCCCCTATTCAGTCACTCTCGCAAGGCCGGTGTCGAAGCCGCACTAGATATCATAGCACTAGTCGAAGACAATCTGTACGGTCGTGTCCTCCGATGTGGAGGTGGCATGTTTCGTGACATCGTGACCCGTGCGGCAATACTCATCTTCTCGGAATCCAGTCCCGATCCAGAAGCGGAAAGTTCAAGTCTAGCGAAAAGAAGGGATTATGCTCGCCAGGAAACTCTTTTGCGAGATGCCCGCTGCGTGGTCCAGTATGCAAAAGAAAGACTTCACTACGGAGAGACCAATGTTAAGGTCTATgtcttttataatatgatGTTAGCCCAGGCGGAAGCTAGGCTTAATGGTCagtccgaggaggaggcagtTTCAAGAACACTGCATGAAAGTGTGGATGTCTGCTACAGTATGATGCAGAACTTGGTAGCCAGGGCATCTATCTCCGCTGGACCCAGTACTGCATCTCTTGAAGATAATCTCGATAGATCGGATAACTTCGGTCAAGTCTTAGACCGCGGCTTCGATTACATCCACGACAGCGACTTCAACTTGGACTTTCCCGACCTGCAACTCTTCTCGGGATGGTGATGTTAATAGTGGAATGGTCAGGGCGAGATACTATAAATGTAACTGACGACAAATAAATTTCCTGAAGCTCAATGTACAAGCTAGGTACGCTCAGCACCAAAACAAATTTCATATAATAATGTAAAACCGCCAGAACTTCCGATGCTTATCAGTTGTCGACCATGTTCGGATACTCCGGCAGTTTCCAGTCCTTGTTGCAATCTTCACGCAGAATCCATTGCGCGAGGACGTCCAGTCTCAAGAAGGATGCTATTGCAAACAGGAGATACACGACAGTGATCCCCAATGTAGATGAAGGGAGCCTGCTCATGTAATCGTGATCGTCCATGAGTCCCTTTTGGACATTCACCATGAAGGGCTTGAGCTTATCCTCATAACTCTTGAAAGCCTCCGCAATGTCCTCCTTCGAACCGGTTCCCTTCGCACAACATTTGCTTATCTCCCCTGCCAGAATGTAAGCACCAACCATGGCACACGGGGTTCCCATTCCTGTCATAGCAGACGGACAATAAGCCGCATCCCCGACCAAGACAACACGGCCCCGCGACCAGCTATCCAGATTCACCACTCCCATGCGCTCACAGTAGAAATCGTCCGCCTCTTCCATACCCCGGATAATCTCCTCCGATTTCCATCCTGCATCGTTAAATACCTGTCCCATAACctgcttctccctctccacatcACCCCTGATGCAATCCTCCAAAGGTCCAGCCTTGCAGAACATATACGCCTGTACCTTGTGCGGATCATGACGGCGCATCATAAACCCCCGTCCCTGCGTAGTCATATACACCGTGGCGTCGTatccctctcccttcttcagctcaCTATCGATCGTAAAATACCCAGCACACACCCCAATTGAGTGAACCTGATCCTCACCTTCAAGCATCATCGACCTCGTACGGGACCCCAGACCATCCGCACCAACAACGAGATCAAACCGctctttccttccatccGACAAGGCCACATCAACAAACTCATCAGTTTggtccatctccaccacatACAGTCCAAACAAATACTCCACGCGATCCTTAACAGCATCATGGAGCAGATGGCAAAGATCCCCCCTCATAATCTCATAATCGGTAGTGAAGCTCTGCAATCCTTTTCCACTTCGATTCGCAGGGAAATACCCCCATCGCCGGTTGCGGCTATCAACAAGCTGTAGACCCTGTTCTGGGACGGTGACCTTGCGAAAGGCTTCCTCGAGACCCATACGTTGTAGGACTTCAATTCCAGGACTTCGGAGATCGACTTGAAGTCCTGTGGCTCGTAGACCAGGGTATCGCTCGATGATTGTAATGTTGTGGCCGAGTTTGGATAGCCAGAATGCGAGGGCGTTGCCGGCGATGCCTGCGCCGGAGATGAGGATTTTGAGGCCGGTCATTGTTTGTCTTGTTCCACGCTGATTTTGCGAGGGATGATAAATATGAAGAATGAGAAGTAATACTCAGAGCGAAGAAGAGGCACTGACTTCATATATATACGGTGgaccagcatcatcttcaagctATCCCTTCAGCGAGGTAGTCCGGTATATGACCGATAGGGCCGTTACGGCCGCTACGACCGAAAACCCCGTGATGTCCGAATGCCCGAATTGCCCGAGTGCTAAACGGCGAAAAAATGGGGGCCAACCGGTATCAGGGGTAATCATCGCATCATACTTATTGCTATAGCATATTGGCAGGGCTTTGTTAGCATTGTCGTGGTCCCCCCACACCACTTATCCTTCGCCGGGGCGGCTGGTAGACTGGTATTATAGTGCATTTGCAGGTGTCAACCATTAGACTGGGATATACGGCGTGATAATTGGACTTGAAAAATGTTTCGAAATGGAATACAACCACAAGGGGCTTTGTAGGGCTGGACAGAAATCTCTCTATCTGTAAATCAGACTTGAGTACTATCAGAGTTCAGTGTGCGAGTCGGTAACTCTGTAAGATTGCGTAAGGATAATAAGTTATCCAACATCAAATAAAGGTATA includes the following:
- a CDS encoding uncharacterized protein (COG:C,H;~EggNog:ENOG410PM62;~InterPro:IPR036188,IPR002938;~PFAM:PF01494;~TransMembrane:1 (n6-14c19/20o376-397i);~go_function: GO:0071949 - FAD binding [Evidence IEA]), with translation MTGLKILISGAGIAGNALAFWLSKLGHNITIIERYPGLRATGLQVDLRSPGIEVLQRMGLEEAFRKVTVPEQGLQLVDSRNRRWGYFPANRSGKGLQSFTTDYEIMRGDLCHLLHDAVKDRVEYLFGLYVVEMDQTDEFVDVALSDGRKERFDLVVGADGLGSRTRSMMLEGEDQVHSIGVCAGYFTIDSELKKGEGYDATVYMTTQGRGFMMRRHDPHKVQAYMFCKAGPLEDCIRGDVEREKQVMGQVFNDAGWKSEEIIRGMEEADDFYCERMGVVNLDSWSRGRVVLVGDAAYCPSAMTGMGTPCAMVGAYILAGEISKCCAKGTGSKEDIAEAFKSYEDKLKPFMVNVQKGLMDDHDYMSRLPSSTLGITVVYLLFAIASFLRLDVLAQWILREDCNKDWKLPEYPNMVDN
- a CDS encoding uncharacterized protein (COG:S;~EggNog:ENOG410Q2QS;~InterPro:IPR008979,IPR003305;~PFAM:PF02018;~go_function: GO:0016798 - hydrolase activity, acting on glycosyl bonds [Evidence IEA]) — encoded protein: MSTSGCNILSNPSFETGSLSPWFTTASDVARVTTATPAYTGNHSLDLTTAIDNSPNSFSQTLSSLNRSTTYDFSVQVKPSVSGAEFCHIAAYLGLNTTSDTIGTADLEPSDQWTALTGGFTANRSADVLTISAACTSPDNSYTWQVYFDEVVVERSGCSD
- a CDS encoding uncharacterized protein (COG:S;~EggNog:ENOG410Q2R9;~TransMembrane:6 (o67-87i136-154o166-184i205-225o254-278i336-356o)) — translated: MSAETSTSIIRLCSLSRYIMAYTPSPQSLLIIFRELLNTIIYSAGDYPLLARTHQSFQKGPAQFNRGLLLAPISVGIVLDILVRYIIGHVLMSILILETVGKQVNVSKVADKKLAPSSRYLFQNSAALYRRGGFSLLLNGIYSACTYWVMHSLVTNISTILLPSQLAYVVASVLLAETRFFWTAKTILQRDQLRFVPSPHDLRRWRALVLPTLIYSTAEAMMVHFPGLLNSRLAPASSENVTIEGLSYIVRSDILISALMLFAQLFLLLPSYMALILVQASLLPPICETIIYRPSRQQQQGVRVGEIFSAVKQGPLQIWEAAQMIGTGRLLYCLELYGKMCLCLLVIAAMVHLIVYSML
- a CDS encoding putative C6 transcription factor (COG:S;~EggNog:ENOG410PKGY;~InterPro:IPR036864,IPR007219,IPR001138;~PFAM:PF00172,PF04082;~go_function: GO:0000981 - DNA-binding transcription factor activity, RNA polymerase II-specific [Evidence IEA];~go_function: GO:0003677 - DNA binding [Evidence IEA];~go_function: GO:0008270 - zinc ion binding [Evidence IEA];~go_process: GO:0006351 - transcription, DNA-templated [Evidence IEA];~go_process: GO:0006355 - regulation of transcription, DNA-templated [Evidence IEA]), with translation MSHCREDSQPKTIFGQNLRTMTSPGVSNTRKRRRPAYSCVSCRRRKVRCDRANPCRQCETQNIASTCTYEQNRNARAGRETVPSTTNGKNYQRQNVESNSGQPSHTPHASSQQAASTPGQIRGMVSKTRVFGQGHWMNIFSLTEGLPSLQPLMGLYDTIIRNTSHGPFDAIADKIAQCKRLARSIKSQRPSRSSLPTQIHQSLPGSDIVLELAQLYFASFESCYRILQKNSFMRHCQTYLNNYEDMDICIVLQIFLVVAIAGPLHQDNNVRIDVASKAGMWIHTAQTWLSAPLEKNRLTLGAIQVHCLLLIARQVNQVGADLIWISTGSLMRMAMQMGLHQDPNSLSEMKSTEKELRRQLWYTILELNLQSSLDSGMVPMIATADWNTEPPNDHSLESEQEIGEEEVPAAHKATNFQPILSKSIPVRLHASRLINDLREEPPYDEVLEIGQELTSACRDISVTLDQINSASPLDQFASSFCTHLIRRFTLCLHYKFAIMARANPLFSHSRKAGVEAALDIIALVEDNLYGRVLRCGGGMFRDIVTRAAILIFSESSPDPEAESSSLAKRRDYARQETLLRDARCVVQYAKERLHYGETNVKVYVFYNMMLAQAEARLNGQSEEEAVSRTLHESVDVCYSMMQNLVARASISAGPSTASLEDNLDRSDNFGQVLDRGFDYIHDSDFNLDFPDLQLFSGW